GGATTTCTGTTGATGAGCCCATATTTTATAATGCATCAACATCcgcattttcttccctcgggatgtgGGATATTGACCACTCCTGGAATCTTGTCAGTAAAGCCTGAACTCTTactacgtattgttgcatacgctCTTCTTTGGTGTCAAAATTTCCATAGACCTGAGTTACCACCAATTGTGAATCACATTTCACTTTGATGGCTTCAGAATCAAGTCCCCGG
This region of Nicotiana tomentosiformis chromosome 4, ASM39032v3, whole genome shotgun sequence genomic DNA includes:
- the LOC138909421 gene encoding uncharacterized protein, with translation MVLEQAPGVWTLFTDGASNVKGSGIRIVLITPSGETLRQVIRMMPLTNNKVEYEALIAGVELARGLDSEAIKVKCDSQLVVTQVYGNFDTKEERMQQYVVRVQALLTRFQEWSISHIPREENADVDAL